One segment of Acidovorax sp. DW039 DNA contains the following:
- a CDS encoding CerR family C-terminal domain-containing protein, whose product MVPAPLTPEAADSRARLLSAALRLFAENGFAKTSIRQIAEAAGANTALISYYFGDKKGLYNAAYAEPLGGPMQVDAGPDGDSLDIFLEQFLTAFMRPLDMGDQVELCMRLHFREMLDPTGLWQQELEEEIKPMHATLARLLCRAVGAASPDEDVHRLALAISALPLQYYANRELIQQMAPQLLDDPECLQATTRRLIDFAHHLIAGEARRRQALAGDAS is encoded by the coding sequence ATGGTTCCTGCCCCTCTTACCCCCGAAGCGGCCGACTCGCGCGCGCGGCTGCTCAGTGCCGCGCTGCGGCTGTTTGCCGAAAACGGTTTCGCCAAGACGTCCATCCGCCAGATTGCCGAGGCGGCGGGCGCCAACACGGCCCTGATCAGCTACTACTTTGGCGACAAGAAAGGTCTGTACAACGCGGCCTATGCCGAGCCCCTGGGCGGCCCCATGCAGGTGGACGCAGGGCCGGACGGCGACTCGCTGGACATCTTTCTGGAGCAGTTCCTTACCGCCTTCATGCGCCCGCTGGACATGGGCGACCAGGTGGAGCTGTGTATGCGCCTGCACTTTCGCGAGATGCTCGACCCGACCGGCCTGTGGCAGCAGGAGCTGGAGGAAGAGATCAAGCCCATGCATGCCACGCTGGCGCGGCTGCTGTGCCGGGCGGTGGGCGCGGCCAGCCCCGATGAGGATGTGCACCGCCTGGCGCTGGCCATATCGGCCCTGCCGCTGCAGTACTACGCCAACCGCGAACTCATCCAGCAGATGGCCCCGCAGCTGCTGGACGACCCTGAATGCCTGCAAGCCACCACCCGCAGGCTGATCGACTTTGCCCACCACCTGATTGCTGGCGAAGCCCGACGCCGCCAAGCCCTTGCAGGAGATGCCTCGTGA
- a CDS encoding efflux transporter outer membrane subunit, with translation MRRTARALRSLWLVLPLAACTTLRPPEQVAAPTPAAWQAPLPHEGQLQYLADWWSRTHDPVLVGLIESAQRISPSLAQARSRVEQARATQTTARAALLPTLDAQASASRGVTAPVTTPATTAQAGLQAGWEIDLFGANQATRDAATERLAGAQALWHEARVSVAAEVALQVSSLRTCLQQLDVAERDAQSRAATARLTQDSQRAGFTAPATAALASASAAEATARAAQQRMQCDVDFKTLVALTGEPEPALRSQITAAPAPRYDEARFTIAALPVQVVSQRPDVYNAEREVAAASAEVGNAQAQRWPRLSLTGTVGTAWSRAAGTTTDLTTWSFGPLALSLPLLDGGRRTAQVDAARARYDEAVAVYQGRVRQAVSEVEQALVRLQSTAERADSARAAVQGYQTSFDATEARWRGGLASLVELEDARRTLLAAQTTLVALQHERQSAWVALYRAAGGGFDAAQPTAQTTPAAAPAL, from the coding sequence ATGCGCCGCACAGCCCGCGCGCTGCGCAGCCTGTGGCTGGTGCTGCCCCTGGCAGCTTGCACCACCCTGCGCCCCCCAGAGCAAGTGGCCGCGCCCACACCCGCTGCATGGCAAGCCCCGCTGCCGCACGAGGGGCAACTGCAGTACCTCGCCGACTGGTGGAGCCGCACCCACGACCCGGTGCTGGTGGGGCTGATTGAATCCGCCCAGCGCATCAGCCCCAGCCTTGCCCAGGCACGCAGCCGGGTGGAGCAGGCCCGCGCCACGCAGACCACCGCCCGCGCTGCCCTGCTGCCCACGCTGGATGCGCAGGCCAGCGCCAGCCGGGGCGTGACCGCCCCCGTGACCACGCCCGCCACTACCGCCCAGGCCGGGTTGCAGGCGGGGTGGGAGATTGACCTGTTCGGCGCCAACCAAGCCACGCGCGATGCTGCCACCGAGCGCCTGGCCGGTGCCCAGGCCCTGTGGCACGAGGCCCGCGTGAGCGTGGCCGCCGAGGTGGCGCTGCAGGTGAGCAGCCTGCGCACCTGCCTGCAGCAGCTGGATGTGGCCGAGCGCGATGCCCAGTCACGCGCGGCCACCGCACGCCTCACACAAGACAGCCAGCGCGCAGGCTTCACCGCGCCCGCCACCGCCGCCCTGGCCAGCGCCAGCGCGGCCGAGGCCACGGCCCGCGCCGCCCAGCAGCGCATGCAGTGCGATGTGGACTTCAAGACCCTGGTGGCGCTGACCGGCGAGCCCGAGCCCGCCTTGCGCAGCCAGATCACCGCCGCCCCCGCACCCCGGTATGACGAGGCACGCTTCACCATTGCCGCGCTGCCGGTGCAGGTGGTGTCACAGCGGCCCGATGTGTACAACGCCGAGCGCGAAGTGGCTGCCGCCAGTGCCGAAGTGGGCAACGCCCAGGCCCAGCGCTGGCCGCGCCTGTCGCTCACCGGCACCGTGGGCACGGCCTGGAGCCGCGCTGCGGGCACCACCACCGACCTGACCACCTGGTCCTTTGGCCCGCTGGCGCTGAGCCTGCCGCTGCTGGACGGTGGCCGCCGCACGGCCCAGGTGGATGCCGCACGCGCCCGCTACGACGAAGCCGTGGCCGTGTACCAGGGCCGCGTGCGCCAGGCCGTGAGCGAGGTGGAGCAGGCCCTGGTACGCCTGCAAAGCACGGCCGAGCGCGCCGACAGTGCCCGCGCCGCCGTGCAGGGCTACCAGACATCGTTTGACGCCACCGAGGCCCGCTGGCGCGGTGGCTTGGCCAGCCTGGTCGAGCTGGAAGACGCCCGCCGCACGCTGCTGGCCGCGCAGACCACGCTGGTGGCCCTGCAGCACGAGCGCCAGTCGGCCTGGGTGGCGCTGTACCGCGCAGCGGGGGGTGGTTTTGATGCCGCCCAGCCCACAGCCCAGACAACACCCGCCGCCGCCCCGGCACTTTGA